The Coffea arabica cultivar ET-39 chromosome 9c, Coffea Arabica ET-39 HiFi, whole genome shotgun sequence nucleotide sequence ACCAGGTGAACTTGTTGATAAGTATTTTATGATCTAGACAGTGAATAGCAATCTAAGCGGTTTATGTGGTCTGTTTCGCTGCTGGAGAAAAACGTTGGTAAAAGACAATTATCACCTGTAGTGAGAGGGGAGCTTGTTGAAATGGCATTACTGGGGCAGTATAGCGAACACCAATGTACATAAGTGAAATGAGAGATTGTTGATAATTTACAAATTACGGGGGTTCTATTTTCTATCATAATTAAGTTGATTGCCTACTAATTTCATTATTGGAGGGACAAATCCACGCTTTCCCATGCTAAATGATTTACCTCAAGCACTGGTAGGCCATTCAAGCCTTATCGTTTAGTAGTTTTAGTTGTAACATTTTGCAAATTAGTTTATCCTTTCAGAAGTTTTAAAAATCTTGCTTatcctcccttgaggtttatcCTAATATTACCTAACACATTCGAAATTTTCAGAAATCTCATTTATCTCCCCTATCAATATAGTGTGTTAAGATGTTCCTTCCTCTCCTCCTCTTCCCCCTCCCTCCTCCTCTATTCCTACAATCCTACCCCTCCCTTCTCCTCTCTGATCATGGAAAGATTTGGTCATGAAAAGGACACGCAGGGAGAAAGAAGGGAAACTAAAGCAGAGGGTGGAGGAGGGGTTGGTGTTGGAGGTTGACAGTGGCGGGTGTGGTACTACTttttattagttattttttagcACTTTTGTTACGTGTATTTTAGATGTATTTGGAGTGTTTTgagatatatttttttaattatatttgaAAAGCTTACTTGTCCAGTTATGCACCCTCTTCAGTGTGAACCAATCCAATAACAGCAAAAATGTGGATGAGTCCGGCGAGAAATTTACGCAGGCAAATCCTGGAGATGAGTTATTGCTTCACAAAACAGTTTCCATTGGGTACACAAAGGTCATTGGGAACACAAGCATCAGTTTCCATTTGCACAACAAACGTTTTAATTTCCTTTTGCGCTCCAGCTTCACAGAGGCCATATCATCACGTTCTACACCACAACATCAAGACAGAATCATTTTATTTGGAAGACTTGCAGAATTGCTATCCAGGGGGTTCTCGGGAGCAACCTTTAGAGCCATATCAAGCAGGGTAGAATTCTTTAATTGCAGTTTTGGTCCCTAATTTATAATTCATACACGAAACTAGTCTCCAATCTATTGATAAAAGTAAATATAGTCCTCAATCTATCCAATTTTGCGCAAAATTGAGCAATTGAGAGATtcctttcaattttttaatGGAATCATGGCATGTGCAGTCACATGACTGACACTTAAAagcttttcctctttttttttttttaattagaaaaACCATCCGAAACTTAACTagtccatttttctttttaactctTGTTTATTAGTGAGACTAAAATACACTAACATCTGGAAAAGCCAAGATTACTCAATATTTGTTGTTTATTAGTGAGGTTAAAACACACTAACATCTGGAAAAGCCAAGATTAGTcaataaacccaaaaaaatgAGAAGGTTTTTCTATTCCTTAATTAGGGCAGAAATCTATACCCATCAAAGCAAGAATTGAACTCATGGTACCAGAAAAATTTTGCAAGTGTGATGAACCAGCAAAAATGATTACATCATGGACAAGCAACAACCTTGGGACTTGGGAGAAGGTGCTTCTCTTGTGCCTTCAACAtatggattttttttctttgtatttgTGGTTATGaagtttaattttgtatttattcCTGATTTAATTCTCTGTTGGGCAACAGAGGCGGCGGTGGTAAAGACTGCAACTATTTTGAGTGGCATGATTCAATCATATTTTAAGTGCTCTACATCATGTGTACTACAATAATGGTTTCAAACCATCCAAGGGCATGTAACTAATTACAACTAATGAAACCATCATATTGATCCATACATGGGATAGACAAGCGCTAGCTTAAACTTTGCCTTTAGTATGACGAATGTGTAAAAATTTTGCCCGCTAGCAGGCCTATATTAAGGCCTCACAAAGTTTTACACAGTTGATTTATATCAGTTGTTTAATggcactttttttttcaaaaaaaaaagtgcattaCATTAAACAGAAAGCGGGGAAAAAAAGGATCAAATATTATGCTTCAAATACATAACCACCAAGGTTCAAAGGCGAATGCTTACATAGAATGAAGCAAAAAGAACCAGCTATTAGCATGAATTTACAGTCGTTTCCCTCATCTAGATGAAAGCTGGTCTTACAAGGATTCACGATTTCTCTAGAAATGAAAAGCAATCCATGCAGAAGGGTGATTCAGTCGTAGTCTCCTTCGCTGGGTGAATGATCTGTATCGGTCTCAGCTTCCCTTATTACTTCCTGCAAATAAATAGCTTTGGTCTCTCCCAACAACTTGTATTCACTGCATCTAGAGCATACCAACATGTAAGCCACATGAGTGTTACCCTCGAGAGATAAAATCACACCATTTTATGGCTCCAGAAAGGAAGAGAAATTGTTCATCAAGCAGCTCGTTTTGTTCACTTTCCTTTAAATTGTATTTGGAAAAATAGTTATGGTTTTTCTATTGCTCGTACTTAAATAAACGCCTCCTAGATAATATGAAGCAAAAACTACCATACATGTAATGGCTTTAGCTAAGAAGATCTAACTAAACAGTAACAAGTAAGCTGCTACTTCAGGCAAGTACATCGTTCTGAGGAACAAGAAATTAAGGTTACAACACATTTGAAGTAATGTATATTCAAGAGTACCTCTCCAAAACTGAAGGAATCATATACTAAAACCGTATGCAAAGGATGAGTCACCTTCAAGCAAGCTTGACTCATAGCCTCTAAAGAATCAATTTCTTATCCCTCCCAAAACACCTAGTCTTGAATTCCTTAGAAAAGCTAATTAAAAAGACATCTAACGTACTTGCAGGTAACAGACAATGATAACATGTTAGTATAGTCACTTATATGTTGTCTCTCATTAGTCTTCTTTGGCTTGCGGATACCCAGAGACCATGATATTAGATGGCTGCATATTTGTCTTGAAAGCGAGCTTTATGATCAGATGCCTATGGCAAATCCATAATCCAGAAGAAAGAAACCAGAATTGGTTTCTAGTCTCAACACCTTCTGAATTTGACTTGACATGTAACaagtttgaagaaaaaaatgtgTTAATTGACATGAAAATCAATATTTCATCATGTAATCTCATTTAGTTTAGCTATTTAGCATTATTCAAACAGCAATTTTTTCTGGTATTCTCAATAGTGCTTGATGTGTAACTTGGTCCGCATAGAATGAAGATGCATGAATATTAAGTGGACAAGTTCATCATCACATTCTTCCACCCTATAGACATACTGTaatgcctctctctctctctctcatgcaCAGATATCACACCATGATTTTATGGCTCCTGAGATTATATTAATAAAAGTCGGCAAAATTCGTCCAAAAGCAGAGTTGCGTAGTTTTTGAAAGAAACTTAACTTTAAAATCTTAAATAGGGGGAGAGGCTTAAAACCTGGAAATCAGATGTTCCACCAGAAACATGCAAGACCATGAAATCAATATGTACTTTATTTTCATTATTGACCATCCTGGTTAATAGAAAAGTGCATCTAACcatatttcaaatgaaaatctACTGATACCTAACTGGAAACCCAAAAATAACAACACCAAAGAAAAGTTCAATCACTTTGGACAGTAAAAGACTGGAAAAAGCAAACCACGTACCTTAAATTAATATTCAGTATCTCCATACCATCTCCATTCAAAACATCCTTGAGAGAAATGAGACTTGGAACATGAGCAATCGCTTCATATTTTGTTTTGACATCAAGAATTCTGAAATACTTCCACCTGCCATAATTTTCAGGTTGGTAATATATAAAGGCACTCTTAGGGGACAGAAACATCAGCAACCCTTTGTTTTCTTCAAAACTGATCGGCTGGTACACACAATAAGGCCACCTTTCAACGCAAAGGGAATAAGTTGACACAATTTTCGTCCACGTTTTTGGTTCACCATACTTCTTCATCACCCATATGTCGAGTGAATCATAGCCTGACCAAGTACACAAACATAGGCTACCTCTTAATACTCCCAAGCTTGTGTTACACTGATTATTCCATCGAATGATGGGATCAAAATAATCACCAAGAGGAGGAAGCTGAACTGACTTGAACTCCTCTCTGCCAAGGTcaaaacaatatatcaaaataCGTTTGCCGAAATCAAGGGAAATCCAATGAAGAAATCCATTCAGATATGTAGTAAATTTCAGTTTGCTGTGATAGTATGGAGCATAACCGATTCTTCTCCAAGTCCCAGTGCCAAGTGTGTGTACCTCGACCAACGTTTTCTTGTAACTCTTTTCCCCTGTAATTGGGCATCTATACACGGATTCAAAATATCCTTGGTCAATCATTTTAACAACTTTATATCGATTAGTCTCCTCACAAAGGCCAAATCCACAAGACACCATATCTTTCTCGGTATTGTTATCAGATTCATCTGTTCCTGGAAGGTTTAAATACTCACCTGTGACTGGATTGCACACAACAAGTGGGTTGTTGCTTGAAGGTTCTGACAAACAGACAAATCCTTTACAGGAATTGACGATCTGGAACTTATGCTCTTTTGGTCTCACTTTTACACAACGCTTCTTAAAACCACGCTCACTACTAAGACGGGATTTGGTATCACTGACATTATGTGGCTGTGGCATTTGTTCAGCATTGCGCAAAGGAATCTTCAACTTGGTATCCAGTTTCAAATAAAAATCCCGACCATAATTAAGCCTTAGATGCTTTGCAAAACGAGAATCAGAAAATGAATCGTAGTTGTCAACGTCAGATGGCTCAATTAGGTGAAGCATTCTTGCAACTCGTGCGTTACCCAAGGTCCGGACTAGAGGACAGGGCTGTGCAAGTTCAAAATGCATCTTAGCAAATTGAGGGTCTGAAATTACCCGACGCCAAGGTTTGCAAACACATTTGCACATGATAATTGCCCTAATGGGCAGTCTTAGCACAATATTCTTGAAGATAGGCTCAGGTACATCCGTGATAGAGGTACCGAAATGTGCAACCTCTTCAGAtgcttctctttttcctttacaACCTGCTCTGAGTGCTTTTgagtttctttttctcttcatcATTCCTCAACCAACCGAGGTGATCTGGGGTGAAAAAGGGGAGGAAGAACCATGAAGCATAAAAAAGTAACGAATAGTGCAGATTTAGTCACACCATATTGCAAATATTGGCCGGGCATTTACCGAAATCATCAAATAAAAGGAGCAACAATAATTTCAAGTCAATAGAAGCCTTTTAACATTTCAAGAAATACAAAAATGACTAAACAAGCCAAGTTTAACTCACCATTCTGTAGTATTTCTAACTTCTCTTAATATCATTTTCTTGTTATGGCTTTCCTGGGATTTCAACACATCCCTTATAATTACCTAATGCCACGTTAATTTTTAACTTTGTCTTAATACCATCTTCTTGCTATGGCTTTCATGGGATATCAAGATATCCCTCATGAGTATCGAATGCCACATcacttttcttctttccttctaTCAATTCCCAATTGAGACCTTTTCATATATACCCTCAATTTTGAATAACTTCATCCTCACATAAATCAATAACTGAACAGAACCGTATTCAAGACTATGAATATGTAATAGAaacacgagagagagagagagagagatgtacCTGAGTATCAGAGTGGAGAGTGGAAAACAGGAGCAATAGTAAAGGTAGAATGTAATTTGAAGTATTTAAGAAATGGATTAAAAGTTTACACAAAAGGGCGGGAACACGAAAATCTGAGCGGGAGACGCTGGTTCCACCTAAACATGTGGATTTggaaaaagtagtaattttTTTGGCCGAGTCCTAAAACCTTGTAAAAGAAGTCCAGTTTGGATAAGTTTTGGATCATATTCCATATTCAAATTCAGGCCCAAATAAATAAATCTACCTATTATATAAGAAGAAAGTGGAGTTACTATAGCAACTCCAATGATTGCCAAGTGGATTCCTCTCATTTTGACACATggcccatttcttttcttttcttttcttcattttgctttgttttttcttttgttcactttattttctctctccttttttatTAAAGATAATTAAACAAATCCTCATGTACATTGCAGGTTTGTTATTTAGTTTTCACTTTGCACTCCATTTTTTTCCCCTATGATCCTAATTAATcatttattctatttttttctcTATTGGATTAGTTAatgcattttctttcatttttgtccATAATTAACTAAATGAATGATTTCATTATCGAAGATCAAGAATGAGTTTGATATTTCCTTTCTTCCATAGTCCAATAATTATGATTCATGATCTTCTACTTTTAATGTCTCTTTTTGGTATATactatttgatattttttttgtcattttttgtgTCTTGATCAGCAACCTTTGCTTATTGCTTTTCTCAcctatttcttcttcatctgaCTTTCTTTTCTGTCCAAAATAGGTATGTGATGCTGTGAATATTTTTCCCCAAATCTAAAGAaccttttttttagttttttatattttatttattctgaaactactttttgatctttttatttttggaaaaggttgACAACAAGACGGGTGGTGATTACATGAAGAATTTTTAGGCTAACAATGAAAGAATTGTAACTACTTTTCcctcataaaataaaataaataacaccaTTAGGCAGATTCATTCtaattctaattttttatttattaaaattgttaTTTGATAATAGGGTGATAGTACTACATTAGAGAAGAAAaaatctaataaatgaaaatccaagGTAAATGATGAtcaggaagaaaaaaaatgatgcctattaaattaaaaattaaccaaaatctctTAATTTATGGATatgtaattatattttaatttatataaagtttattaattgtgaaAAGTGCTTATAAACTAGATAAGATGGATGACGGGTAAAATAATTGTTGGGGCTAGCAATTTAGAATGTGAAGATAATATTTTATATCTCttcattcaacattttgaaTGACTAGCTTGTATCCATAATAGGTAGTTTATTTTCATGGTTTCAATTTTAGCAAATGATAGCTTGGAAATAAAAGAATTGCAAAATTAGATTTCAGAATCTTTTACTTAAACTGGTTCTATATGACTTTGTACTCTTATCCCTTTCTATTGCCCATAATGATAGATAATGTAATTAAGGTTTGAGATGATTGTTAGGCATAGAACTGGACATATCATTACTATTTGGCTAAAGAAGTTAATAATATTTTGTCAATTTGACTAGCTAAAACAATTGCAGTTTTCAAAGGAATGCATTTGGTGGGAAGTTAGTATTGAGGCTTTTAGCTTAGAGTGTCACTCTACAAaatattattagaaaattctatTTTGATTAAGAAGACATATTTGCAATCAAACaaattgttggatttgaatttgcATATGTGGATTTACAAATATGGcaattcatgtttttatttaaaCTTGCTATACGTATTCTATAACTATTTGGTTAGATAATGTTTTCATCTATTTGTAATGCTATTAGACATATGATTTAAATGGATAGATTAACTCGCTCTTTctctcaaaaaagaaagaaaaatatgcaagtttgtattttttttttattgatgttGAAGATAGTGACAGGTTTTTGTGgctttctatattttttctaattattaaaatGTTAGAAACATTATGACTACTCTTTATTTAATTACAACTAAAACTATGCTGCTATTAAACCGATAATGCACTCATAAtggatttgctttctttttttttttggtatcatTACGTACACATAATATTAgttaaaaattctttttccaAATCACAATAAATTGGGTTTAACTTTAtaaatgaaatttcttttcacagcaaattttaattatttttatacttaatttttttcctataTTTCTATTCATTATGTACTAAAGCATTTGTTACTATGTATTTATCTGATGTTCTTGAGGGCCCTGGCTGTGCGTTGCACAGCCGAGGTACctctagtatatatatatatatatatatatatatatatatatatatataggactATTTAGGATTGCAATAGTTTATTGAATAATACTTTTTTAATAggatttttaataaaattatttattaaatgcttaaatatttttaaatatattgtttgaAGATATAGTTCAAAAAGCACCCAACTCTGAACGGGGCTTAGCATGCGCGGAAATGTAACTTTGGTCTCTAACATTTGACGTATGTGCAAGACTGGTTCTTAATATTTTGGTTAAAACAAATCCGCCTCCAAAATTTCTAAACAAATATCAAACAACTAATGGAAAATCACAACAGCCAACAATCCAAATCAAATGGGAGTTAGTCAAAAGTTGCGACTTTGCCTTTTTTTTGTCCATAATGTTTTAAGTTCTGCCTATATGGTCCCTTAAATTTTAAATAGTTATAATTAGCATTTTGAGATTAAGTGAAAggtgatttaattaattaattaattatatgaTAAATGTATTCCTAGATCTCTataaattttcacaaaaattcttTATATCAGCACAACATTTTCATAATCATTCAACCTGAAGAGTATCTCTTCATTACATAAGTTACAATTAGATAAGAATACACATGACATATAGAATAAAACTTTGGGAGTTATAGTCTTAATATGTGTCTTTGTTAATTACAACTACACAAATTCTTGCATGATTAGTGGACGTAAGCTTCAAATAGTTGTAACTTGGCTTGCgtaatgcacatggtttcatgaattgaccaaaatatccttTCTATGCTgtataaaatttcacaaaaaatttttgaacaaaCTTTTGAAGTAATAAGATAAATCAAGATGTACTGTCAATATTACACTCATGTTGTAAAAACTTTTGAACTTGCAGAATATAAAATACAATGTACTTaacaattatatatttttaatacatTTCCAATTATAACAAAGATACCACAAATAGTAGCCATAAGCTAGTATATAATAAACATACACAATTGTGATTAATCAAAAGCTACAAAAAAAACTAGAATTTTTTAGTAATGTGGGAATAGAtagatttttgagaaaaaaatttacCATTAAAATTTAATGCAATGATCATTAACCAAAAGTTGCGAAATATTAGAATTTTTAGCAATATGGGGAAtaactagattttttttttttggaaaatttttcatggaaaatttttGGTATTCAGGAACTTTGGGGCAATTTAGTCAATTCACAATTCTGTATGTGTTGTTCTTGCtaaattcaacttgaaattgGACTATCCTACTCAATTGTACATGATTTGAAAATCATAATAGatcaaaatcattcaattaatCAGTCAGGGGGCAATTTGGGAAAGAAGCATTTTTTGAGAGGATTTATGGAATTTACCTTCATTTAATATCcatggtttttttttatattacacAAATGTCCTCAGCCTTTTTTTATTTGAGGAATATCAAAATTCTATATCAGCCCCCAAGCTCAGCTGGGATTGCTAATGCATTGTGTATCTTGGAGTACTTTGGTTCAATTGTGGCATACTACAAACAGTTTAGCACCAATTACGCAGTCATTGTATATGGGCTGTTGACAATAAATAAGCAAAGTAATTGAAGGTACATAACTAACCTTAAACCTGCAAATTTAATCTAAATGGTTGATGTACTATTCCAATAGTTGTTTAAGATCATTTAAGTACCAATGAACCTCCTATACAAGCTAGCATAAAGGGTTAAAGGTGGTAGAATAGCACAATAGATATTCCAATACTTTTTATGGAACTTTTTTTACCATAATTTTTGAGATGTTGGATTTGATGTATCTGTAATTCTGCATGTATTGTTGAATTAGTTATTTACATAGGCATGTTAAATGGACTCGCAACACTGGACAATTTTCTTTGCAACAAAATCCATGTATACAACGGCCAAAATTGCATAACAAACAACCTAGAGGATGCCCCTAATTAGTTGTTAAGTGTAGCCGAAGCCAAATTTTGTAATGATGAATCCATATCTTCCACATTTCGAAAATGCATTTCAAATCTACTCTCCAATCAATTAGACATTCTTTTTAATTTGGTGTTCTAATGAGGAAAATTTACCATTCTTCAATCATTACAAAAAGCATCACACTCAGACTTGCAAACACGATTTTTTGAAAGCTAACTGTCATACTTAAAGTAATTTTATGGTATAAGATCTACTCTTCTTATGTTATATGGGTACATGATAAGAGCGCAAAAAAGTGTGAACCTACTATAAACACTTGATATACAAATGGTGTATACTTGATATACAAGGTTTGAACTTTGGGCAAAATGCCCGAATAACctcaaattattataaaattcaacttttagctCTTTAACTATTAACTGATAAGTTTTAGCTCTTCAATTAATTAGAGCATATAATCCTAACCCTTCTGTCAACTTGAGTCATTGTGTCAAACAGAAACGTTTATTGATAAAGAATTCAGGATGTGCTCAACCAACCTATTGTTtaacaaatcaagaaagttTAGATGTAGCGATGTAAGTTTGGAGGAATCTCACCAGAgaattgattatttgagagaTTTATAAAATTCAACCTTGGAAGAGAACCAAGGCTTGTTAGAATATTTCCAGAAATTGAATTGTATGCCAAATTCATGTCATTAAGAGAAGTATATGAACCTAATGAATCTAGAACAACACCGGCAAatgatttaaatttcaaatgaaGACAACTCAATTTCTTCAAGTTGCCTATCCTAGCTAGAATTTCACTATTCAGGGCTTTGggttttcaattatttttgatCAAGTTTAGCAATTAGAGATTTGTTAAACGTGGTAATGTTTCTGTTTGACATAACGATTTCATGTATCTAAGTCATTAGATAATGAAAAAGTAAAGATATTCACATGCAACTTGATGATAATTTCACATAGTATGCAACTTGATGATAattaattttagaaatataaaCATCTGCTTCTTCGGATACGGGAGAAAGGAACCAAATAACTATTTGACGGAGTTTCTATTATTCTTTTCTTGCCCTTTTTCGTAAGACACAATAATTTCCAATCTGCGAGAATGATTCACGGGCGAATGAGAGATATTAAGCAAATAAATCGATCGTTTGGGGAAATGGGTATTCTTCAGGAAAAGAGGCCATTTATCCAAGTCGATTACATGACAAAAAGGCCTGCGAGAGAATGATTCATTGGCGAATGAGAGATACTAAGCAAATAAatcaattatttttggaaaaattacatataacccCCTATGGTTTTGCATAACACCAAATGATCCCTTTAAAGTTTTGAAATGGGCACATAACTCCCTCtgattttatgtaaagtggaaaaaaaatggaatgcaTAATTAATTACGGCAATAAGACCATATGGGCTCTAAAAGTGCATGTGATGAAATCATAATATCCACTTAACTCTCCTATAATTTGTATAAATATCCATTTTAGCGCCCGTAATTTTTACATTCATCCACATAATGCCTCTATAGTTTTACACAAGGTTGTTAAGTTGTCATTTGATTTAGCATTTAAATAAGAGCACTACTGGTATTTCAAATATCGACATTACATaggttaattttttttgttaaatttctaATTTATATGAAACTATAGGGGGTGaaatgaatattttgaaatgttagAGGGGTTATGTGGTAATAGATAAAACCACAAGGGGATTATTAGTAATTtacctttattttccaacgagCCACATTATCTCCCTGGATATTAACttggatttatttattttatttcctcatTGGGTAGCTTTCTTGCTAATAGTATTAGTGGTTTTGCTATCTATGTGGTTATACATTAATGGTTATGTAGGATCCTTTCGTTCACTCCAGTTAAATTCTTTATCAACTGCTAAAGGACTAAATGTTGTAGCATTTAAAAGAAACCAACTAAGGTTTTTGCGTCATGTTTTAGAAGATTATAGAACCCATCTTTAGTGCAGTTGTCTTTTTCAGTGGTCTTAGTTTGAATTTTTACTCGAAAGAAGTTGCTCACTGGATTTTCAGTCACACCCTTCTTCATTCTCTTACCTAGTCTTTTGTATCCTTCTATGGTGAGGGAAGGAATGTGGATTTGGGATTGGAGCTTATCTTTATTTTGATGTGCCTTGTCATTTAGTTACTTTTTTAGATTTCTTGTTCTTCATCGACCAATCCTAAAGAAGAGATGCATCATCTTAGTTGCTTGAGACTGCCGATGAAGAATATGTTGGAGTTGTTTCTTCCTCTTAGTTGCTAAAAGATATTAACTTGAAACTTGGGTTACACTACTTTGACCATCGGGTTTTTCTAATGGCAAAGCCTTGATATTGGATAAGCCAGAGTATATTCAACGAAATCCTAAAATAGTTTGCATTATAAAACCTTTGATTAGTAAATCCTCTATGAGTTAAAGAATTTCCTGTTATCTTGCATACTTGACTTGCATATATGACAATGTCtttgataagtgactatttTGTACTATATTTGGATGATATTTTGTTCTATTTAGTCACTTTTACAATATTATAGGAAGAAAATGGTCAACATTCGTTAGAATTGGTTCTAAGTgtaatccaaaacttaattgaGAATTTGTCCCTTTTACTTGCAtgtttttggttatttttgtagGAGTTGGAAATACACTTCATTTTGGACAAGAAATAGGCTTACAATATGATGATTAAGGTCCTAAAGTTCGCAAGGATGATGAGTTTCAAAAGTGGTTCGAGTCGctagaagaagaaaacaaagaaacttGTCAAAAACGGAAGTTGACTCAAATCCCTCAAAACAATCCGACTAGTTTTTGGAGGGATTGGTTAGAAGGATTTGAGGCAAAGAATTTTTGGTGAAGCAAGGATGAATCCGTCCAAGgaatctggccgaaacttgGAGGGATTGCTTGGAGGGATTCCGGTCAAACTTGACGGCTTCCACTTGTGCAACTTGTTTTCCACTCCATTCTTTCATAACCCTTGAGCGACAAATTGTACAAGATTTGCAGCTATAAAAATGATATTCTAGCAACCATTATTGACTTTGTTTCTTCTATAATGATGTGAATTAACTTGGAGCCCAAATTATTGACTTATTTGGAGTAGTGTTcacattgaagatgcaagtaAAGGACTTGAAGATTTCTCTATAAATAAGAGCTTGTATCTTCATTTTGAGAGCTTGGAGGGGACTGAAGGAACAACACAAATATATAGTTTCTTAACTCTTTAGTTTAGGTAGTATAGGATAGTCTATTTTTAGCTAGTTCACCCTTTCTTGTGTATGTTAACTATATGAAGATGAAGTTGGAGGATAAAGAAGGTAAGGAGAGAGCTCATGTGATAAGGGTTACTCtacctttccaactctttatcttttg carries:
- the LOC113708083 gene encoding F-box protein At3g07870 isoform X2, which translates into the protein MMKRKRNSKALRAGCKGKREASEEVAHFGTSITDVPEPIFKNIVLRLPIRAIIMCKCVCKPWRRVISDPQFAKMHFELAQPCPLVRTLGNARVARMLHLIEPSDVDNYDSFSDSRFAKHLRLNYGRDFYLKLDTKLKIPLRNAEQMPQPHNVSDTKSRLSSERGFKKRCVKVRPKEHKFQIVNSCKGFVCLSEPSSNNPLVVCNPVTGEYLNLPGTDESDNNTEKDMVSCGFGLCEETNRYKVVKMIDQGYFESVYRCPITGEKSYKKTLVEVHTLGTGTWRRIGYAPYYHSKLKFTTYLNGFLHWISLDFGKRILIYCFDLGREEFKSVQLPPLGDYFDPIIRWNNQCNTSLGVLRGSLCLCTWSGYDSLDIWVMKKYGEPKTWTKIVSTYSLCVERWPYCVYQPISFEENKGLLMFLSPKSAFIYYQPENYGRWKYFRILDVKTKYEAIAHVPSLISLKDVLNGDGMEILNINLSEYKLLGETKAIYLQEVIREAETDTDHSPSEGDYD
- the LOC113708083 gene encoding F-box protein At3g07870 isoform X1; translated protein: MMKRKRNSKALRAGCKGKREASEEVAHFGTSITDVPEPIFKNIVLRLPIRAIIMCKCVCKPWRRVISDPQFAKMHFELAQPCPLVRTLGNARVARMLHLIEPSDVDNYDSFSDSRFAKHLRLNYGRDFYLKLDTKLKIPLRNAEQMPQPHNVSDTKSRLSSERGFKKRCVKVRPKEHKFQIVNSCKGFVCLSEPSSNNPLVVCNPVTGEYLNLPGTDESDNNTEKDMVSCGFGLCEETNRYKVVKMIDQGYFESVYRCPITGEKSYKKTLVEVHTLGTGTWRRIGYAPYYHSKLKFTTYLNGFLHWISLDFGKRILIYCFDLGREEFKSVQLPPLGDYFDPIIRWNNQCNTSLGVLRGSLCLCTWSGYDSLDIWVMKKYGEPKTWTKIVSTYSLCVERWPYCVYQPISFEENKGLLMFLSPKSAFIYYQPENYGRWKYFRILDVKTKYEAIAHVPSLISLKDVLNGDGMEILNINLRCSEYKLLGETKAIYLQEVIREAETDTDHSPSEGDYD